The DNA window CCGGAAGTTCCTGTGGAATCATCATCAGGGAGCTGACCGGCAGGAACATAAACAGCCCGATGAGAAGAGCCGCCACTGCCGACAAGGCTCCGCTGTCCGTCCTGAACATCAGAACGCCGAAGAGTGTCATGGCGAGGCCGGAGATGCGAATCACCGGAAGGCGTTTAAAATAGACTCTTCCCATTGCAATGGCAAGCAGGGAACCGATGATTCCTCCCACCGCCACGAGCGTGCTCAGTGCCTTGCTGCTGATTGCCGTTGTTCCCGAAATCGGGAAGATATTCAGCATGACGATGTAAAAAGTAAGCAGACCGGAGTAGGTAAACGGCAGAATCCAGTTAATTTTTTCTTTCAGGGCCTGGCCGATCGTATACGGCGCCTTTTTTGTCCCGGTCCCCTGGTTCAGTTCAAAGTCCTGGCCGATAACCGGCCATAAGACCCAAAGAATGGCGCTGACCACTGCAAAAAATCCCATGCTGTACTGCCAGGTTTTGAGCCAGGCAATCACCGGTCCTACAATTAACATGGCGACAATACCGCCGAAATTGTACGCCGCGCCATTCAGCGCATTGACCGTGAGACGTTTCCTGGACTCAAAATAATGAATCACCACGGGG is part of the [Clostridium] symbiosum genome and encodes:
- a CDS encoding MFS transporter — translated: MGNQQTKASSSRAVIIEFVMFFTYAFFAVNWIAGSTLTPQIMEHFNLKTFASATFISNAITLAKIIGNFMAAGILSRLYPKKAIGLGSGLIVLGSVLAIFAPQYWLFILGRFIMGFGGALYVVYFSPVVIHYFESRKRLTVNALNGAAYNFGGIVAMLIVGPVIAWLKTWQYSMGFFAVVSAILWVLWPVIGQDFELNQGTGTKKAPYTIGQALKEKINWILPFTYSGLLTFYIVMLNIFPISGTTAISSKALSTLVAVGGIIGSLLAIAMGRVYFKRLPVIRISGLAMTLFGVLMFRTDSGALSAVAALLIGLFMFLPVSSLMMIPQELPGMTPAKLTTIMGLFWALSYIIETAAYFIIGFIIDQFGYGMGLNFALIMSVTFFLGSFLLPETGKDGAKETSDAKLKCS